Genomic segment of Syntrophales bacterium:
CATAAAGGCTACATCGCTAATATCGTCGCCCCCCGTGCGGGGGCGTGGATTGAAACACGGCGGGACCGCCAGCGATAGCCGGCCCCTTGGTCGCCCCCCGTGCGGGGGCGTGGATTGAAACGTTCCATAAAGACACCTTGATAATTCGTCGGATGGTCGCCCCCCGTGCGGGGGCGTGGATTGAAACGTGTCGGGCTCGTAATCCTCCAGAATCACCTCCAGGTCGCCCCCCGTGCGGGGGCGTGGATTGAAACCGGTGCCAACCATGCGGTGATCGCGCTTGTGGGGAGTCGCCCCCCGTGCGGGGGCGTGGATTGAAACCATCCAGTCCATCAAAGTGCATCATTGGAAACCGTCGCCCCCCGTGCGGGGGCGTGGATTGAAACGTCGCATTTCTGACCGCACAGTGGACACAGAAACGTCGCCCCCCGTGCGGGGGCGTGGATTGAAACAGATAGGAACCTTGGGGGGCGTTCGTCCTCTTTCGTCGCCCCCCGTGCGGGGGCGTGGATTGAAACAGGTTCCACCGGGCTTCGTTCGCTGCTTTCGTGGGTCGCCCCCCGTGCGGGGGCGTGGATTGAAACTGGACCGTGATGTCGTCCCCCCGGGAGTTGTCCAGTCGCCCCCCGTGCGGGGGCGTGGATTGAAACGTCGACAAGACTGTGCGGAAGCTCAAGGAAAAGGGAGTCGCCCCCCGTGCGGGGGCGTGGATTGAAACTGGCCGATCATCCCCAGGGACAGCTCGTTGTAGATGTCGCCCCCCGTGCGGGGGCGTGGATTGAAACCGACGATACCATGAATATATTGCCGGAACCGGCGTCGCCCCCCGTGCGGGGGCGTGGATTGAAACGCGTAGTTCGCGATCGCCTCGTGGAGGAAGTCTGTCGCCCCCCGTGCGGGGGCGTGGATTGAAACGTGGTGCCTTTTTTCGACTTTTTTGAGAATTGAGTCGCCCCCCGTGCGGGGGCGTGGATTGAAACACCGCATACCGTTCTCATGAGAAGAAAAGCGTGAGTCGCCCCCCGTGCGGGGGCGTGGATTGAAACGACGGCATCATTAAAATCCTTGGTGTCCGGATCGTGTCGCCCCCCGTGCGGGGGCGTGGATTGAAACCCAGACGGAGAGCCGGAACCAGAGGTCTACCCCTGTCGCCCCCCGTGCGGGGGCGTGGATTGAAACAGGCGATGGCCGCCCTGGAGATAATCGGCGAGGGGGTCGCCCCCCGTGCGGGGGCGTGGATTGAAACGATTGACTGTAGCTGAGGGCGGGCCTTGACTACGTCGCCCCCCGTGCGGGGGGCGTGGATTGAAACTCCTCGACGGTCTTGAAGTCGGTGATGCTTTTGCCGTCGCCCCTCGTGCGGGGGCGTGGATTGAAGCGAAACCAACGGATTAAAAGTCCTTTGGTCGAGACATGGTCTCCATGCCGGAGCGTGATTTATCCTCAATCTGACCTTTAAAGCCAGACCATGGTCCGCTTTTTCCCGATGGCCGCTTCGGCCAGGATGCTCCGCTGTTCATTAAAAAAACGAGCAGAATCTCAGGCAACCAGAATCTTCTCGATCTCCGGAATCGCTTCGAAGTGTCGGTCCCGTGTCAGGAGCGTGCCTCCGATGTTCCGGCAGCAGGCGGCGATCCAGACGTCGTTGATGGGGATCGGGGTTCCTCGGGTGGAGAGAGCGAGGTAAAGCGCGGCGTAGTGCCCGGCCGTGTCGATATCCACGGGAAGAACCGTTACGTCGAATTCACGGATGAACCGGGCGAGCATTTCATCGTTACGCTTCTGCCGTTTCCCCTTCCGGAATCCGTACATCAGTTCGCCGATCACAACAGTCGGAAGGAAGAGGCTGTCGGCGTTCTGCGCCATCAGGTCCACGACCTCCGGGCGGCCCTCGGAGAAGTCCGAGTAGGCGTTCGTGTCCAGTACGAGCTTCATTCCCAGTCTCCCTCGCGGATCTGCTCGAACGTCTCCGTTGCTTTCCGGAGATCGTCAGCTTCCTCGCGGGTCATCCAGCCGGCAAAGCTCCGGATCCTGGCGGCGCGCTCCCGGCGAATCCCCAGCTTTTCATCGATGGCCTCCAGGATGAAGGCCGTCTTCGTCTTCCCTTCCTTCCGGGCCGCTTCGCTGATCATCGCCTCCCGCTCGGGGGGAATCCTGAGACTGATCGGCATGATTCATACCTCCCGTATCGCACTTTCAGGTATTT
This window contains:
- a CDS encoding DUF1778 domain-containing protein produces the protein MPISLRIPPEREAMISEAARKEGKTKTAFILEAIDEKLGIRRERAARIRSFAGWMTREEADDLRKATETFEQIREGDWE
- a CDS encoding type II toxin-antitoxin system VapC family toxin, coding for MKLVLDTNAYSDFSEGRPEVVDLMAQNADSLFLPTVVIGELMYGFRKGKRQKRNDEMLARFIREFDVTVLPVDIDTAGHYAALYLALSTRGTPIPINDVWIAACCRNIGGTLLTRDRHFEAIPEIEKILVA